One segment of Rosa chinensis cultivar Old Blush chromosome 6, RchiOBHm-V2, whole genome shotgun sequence DNA contains the following:
- the LOC112173041 gene encoding cytochrome c oxidase assembly protein COX15, with protein MFRSRVIALFVKKNSKALYNVRASRVSNEEATYRLFSTGLTRKCSPSFSKFQGSYASSIRNMSTVASVGIKDKEGLKFLVNGGPRAQKLIGIWLFGSAAWVFSMVILGGATRLTRSGLSMTDWKFTGGLPPLSDEDWLIEFEKYKQSPEYKRVNKGMSIEDFKFIYWMEYAHRMWGRALGIMFALPFSYFLRKGYITLQLGLRLSTLLALGAGQGLIGWWMVKSGLEEPASEYAQPRVSPYRLAAHLTSAFAIYCGLLWTGLSVVMPEPPAESVAWVHGAAKVKRLALPVSLLVGLTAISGAFVAGNDAGHAYNTFPKMGDRWIPEDVFDMKPLIRNFFENTSTVQLDHRILATATLFSIVALWWSTRKFDIHPAVRSLIGTTVGMAGLQVTLGISTLLSYVPVELGTAHQAGALTLFTLMILLNHIVRKPSPSLLKSLPQVAKTI; from the exons ATGTTTCGGAGCCGAGTGATCGcgttgtttgtgaagaagaataGCAAGGCTCTCTACAACGTGAGGGCATCTAGGGTTTCCAATGAGGAGGCTACCTACCGCCTATTCTCTACTGGGCTCACAAGGAAATGCTCCCCATCTTTCTCCAAG TTTCAGGGTAGCTATGCATCATCTATAAGGAATATGTCCACTGTGGCTTCTGTAGGCATCAAAGATAAGGAGGGATTGAAGTTTCTTGTAAACGGAGGACCTCGTGCTCAGAAATTGATTGGCATTTGGCTTTTTGGCTCTGCTGCATGGGTGTTTAGCATGGTGATACTTGGAGGTGCTACACGACTAACCCGATCTGGTCTTTCAATGACTGATTGGAAATTTACTGGGGGGCTTCCGCCTCTCTCCGATGAAGACTGGTTGATTGAGTTCGAGAAGTACAAGCAATCCCCTGAATATAAGCG TGTAAATAAAGGGATGAgtattgaagacttcaaatttaTCTACTGGATGGAATATGCACATCGTATGTGGGGAAGGGCATTGGGTATTATGTTCGCTTTGCCATTCTCATATTTTCTTCGTAAGGGGTACATTACCTTACAACTTGGACTGAGACTTTCTACTCTTCTTGCCCTTGGTGCTGGGCAGGGTCTAATTGGTTGGTGGATGGTTAAAAGTGGTTTAGAG GAGCCAGCATCTGAGTATGCTCAGCCAAGAGTAAGCCCTTACCGATTAGCAGCTCACCTTACTTCAGCCTTTGCTATATACTGTGGCCTTTTGTGGACTGGTCTTTCTGTTGTCATGCCTGAACCACCTGCTGAATCTGTAGCCTGGGTTCATGGTGCTGCAAAAGTGAAGAGACTTGCTCTTCCTGTAAGCTTACTGGTTGGGCTTACTGCTATCTCAGGAGCATTTGTTGCCGGGAATGATGCT GGACATGCTTATAATACTTTTCCCAAGATGGGCGACAGATGGATCCCAGAGGATGTTTTTGACATGAAGCCACTAATCCGGAACTTCTTTGAGAATACATCTACTGTGCAG CTTGACCACCGTATCCTTGCAACTGCAACTTTATTTTCAATTGTCGCTTTGTGGTGGTCAACAAGGAAGTTTGACATACACCCTGCAGTTCGATCGTTGATTGGAACTACTGTTGGCATGGCTGGCCTTCAG GTCACACTGGGGATATCTACACTTCTGTCGTATGTGCCTGTTGAGCTTGGCACTGCACATCAAGCTGGGGCATTGACtctcttcacacttatgatccTTCTCAATCACATTGTGAGGAAGCCATCACCATCCCTTCTTAAATCTCTACCTCAAGTAGCAAAGACAATATAA